A segment of the Calderihabitans maritimus genome:
TTCCTTTACATGAGCGGTGATTATTAACGTACTCAAGGAAGGAGAAAGCTTATCATGGGGATTTTCCGGTGTCAATTGGTTTTCAATAAAGAAATACGGTCGCTTGATCTTACCGATATCATGATAGTAAGCCCCCACTCTGGCCAGTAAAGAATCTGCTCCCACCGCATCAGCGGCTGCTTCAGCTAAATTCCCCACCACAATGCTGTGGTGGTAAGTACCGGGAGCTTCCATCAATAAACGTTTTAACAAAGGCTGGTTGGGGTTGGAGAGTTCCAACAATTTGACAGCGGTGGTGATACCAAAAGCTGTCTCCAAAAACGGTAAAGAACCAATGGTAAGCACCGAGGATAAAATGCCGTTGGCCACGCCCATGAAGCTGCCAATAGCAATGGCCGGAAGAGAATCATGCCGCATAAAGCCAATCGCCAGAATGGCTGCCACATTGGCCAAGATAATGTATAAACTGGCTGTAGCCAAATCCCTGCGCTGGCTTAACTTGGAGACGCTGTATACCCCCACCAGGCCGCCTATTAAGCTTACGGCAGCAAACTGCCACTGATTTCCCGTAACTATGGCCACGTAGAAACTCATAATAATGGTGGAAAATATAGCCAATCCGGAATCCAACAATATACTTATAAGCATAGAACCGGTCGCTGTCGGGATTAAGTAGCCCACCAGACCAGAATATTCGGACGTATCCCAAATCTTGATAGCAGTCACTATTTTGGCGATAATGACCATAATCACCAATAATAATCCCAGTAACACATAATGAGACTCGTTGTTGTAAATATCCCGGTGAAATTTATAAAGGTAAATAATCACCAGGCCGGAGGTCAGCAAAATAAACGAGGCCAGTCCCAAAAATCCTTTATAGGGTGATTTGGGACGTAAAACTCCCAACATCTGTAACGCCTCAATTTGGGCTGGAGTTAGTTTCTCACCTTCCCCTACTATTTTCTCTCCCTGCTGGATAGTAACTTTCACCGGTTCAACAGCCTCTCGAGCCTGGAGCCGCTTTTCCGCCGTCAAAACCGGATCGTAAACCAAGTTGGGTCTGAAGTCCAGTTCGCCGACCATTTGACGAAGTAACTCTTTTAACTGAGCATTAATATTTAAATTTTCAACATCCTGGAACACCTTATACTGGGTAAATTCCAGTGCTTCCTGAGAAACGCCTCCCTCCATATGAGTTCGTAGTATCTGCTTGGCCTCCGATTCTAAAATGTTTAGCGTCTCCTGATCTAACTGCAAAAGAGAAGTATATACTTCCGGCGACAAGTCCAGCTTCATCGTTTCTTTTAGCCTTTTCACCCGTTCTTCTTCTTCGGAAATAGTTGAATCCGACTTAACTTCTTTTAATTTGGCAAAATAAGTACTGATCTGCTCTTCCATATTTTCTAGGACGGTTTCATCCACTTTGTAAACCGGCTGTACCTTTTTTTCGGCTTCCCGTCTGGCCTGCTCCGTCAACACTTCACTCACATATTCAATTCGTTGTCGCGCCCGAAAATCTTGGGGACTGGGCTCTCCCGGCTTTAGATCAATCTTGCGATTGGTAAAACTAGTACCTAAAATCATACTGGTCAATATAAAAAATACAACCCCCCAGAGGACGCGTCGGGCGGTTAAATTACGAAACATCCTTAGGATGGGAAATTGGATATGTTTTTTAAAAAACTTCCATTTGACCAAACCAACCAACTCCCCCAGGGAAATAAATCATGCTCCGTACTTTTCGTAGGCTTGAATTATCTTCTGAACCAACGGATGTCTCACTACATCGGCCTTGGTCAAATATTGAAAAGATATTCCCTTGATGCCATGGAGAATTTTCTGCACTTCAATCAGTCCCGAATAATTACCTTTCGGCAGATCTACCTGGGTAATATCTCCCGTAATCACCGCTTTTGATCCAAACCCAATCCGGGTCAGAAACATCTTCATTTGTTCGGGAGTGGTATTCTGGGCCTCATCCAGGATAATAAAGGCATCATCCAGGGTTCTCCCCCGCATATAGGCCAGAGGTGCTATCTCGATGATCGTTCGTTCCATATACTTTTGAGCTGTGTCTATCCCCAGCACGTCGTACAGTCCGTCGTACAAAGGACGCAGATAAGGATTTACCTTCTCCTGTAAATCCCCAGGTAAAAAGCCCAGCTTCTCTCCCGCTTCCACGGCAGGCCGGGCTAGAATAATACGGTTAACCTCTTTATTTCGCAGAGCAATTACTGCCATAACCACGGCCAAATAGGTCTTACCCGTACCGGCAGGTCCAATACAAAAAACAATATCGTTATTCCTGATCGCCTGAATATAACGATATTGCCCTAAAGTTTTGGCTTTAATTTGTTTTCCCCTAGGCGTCACATACAATACATCGGATAGCAAGTCAGCCAGTTTTTCCGCTTCCCCGTTTTCCTCCTTTATTAGCTCCAAGGCATAATTGATAGTAGGAATATTAATAACCGTTCCCGACCGAGCTAGGGCAATCAAATGGCGAAAGAGTCTCTCCGTTTTTTCCACTGCCTTCCGGTCACCGGAAATAAGAACCTCGTTGCCCCGGGCTACAATACGGGTTGTACAGTGCTGCTCAATAAACCGCAGGTTTTCATCCTGTTTACCCAGAATATTCGCGGCTTCGCCGTTACTACCTATAACTAACCTCACTTCCTCGGTTGCGGCCAAATTATCTTAGCCCCCTATCAATTCTAGCGTTAAAACTGGTAATTAATTAAATAATCCATTTATTGTTTATCATTATACCCTTTTCCCGCCAGCCCTTCAATAGTAACTTGTGGCATAGTTAGTTGTTTCCTATGATAGCCTGCGGTACTGCAATGTCCTCTATAGTCTCTACCATCACTTTGATTCCTACCATATTCGGAGCTACTATGCCCAGGGGATAAACCTCCTTCCGCAAAAGTTTAGCTCCGACCGGTATCTGCTTTTCCAAGCGAGCCAGGGCTTTATTCGTTGCCCAACGGGTAGCTCCTTCCGGCCCTAAATAACTCTGTTTCTTAACTAATTCGTGATAAGTGGTTATGACTAATTCCGCGGGAATAACAAAATTCTTTAGGCCATACCATTTCCAGGTTTTTATTTCTTTTTCTACCTCAAAATTTTTAAAGGGGATACGCCGCGGTCCCGACAGAAAAATCTCCCGTCCACCGGTGCGGATGCTCAAATGCCTCGCCGTCCTGCCCGACAGATATTCTTCCTCCTTTACCAACGGGGCAGTAGCTTCGGCCGTGTACCAAACCCGCGCCCTAACGATACCGCGGGCCCTTACATATTGGAGAGATGATTTTGGTCCTTCAGGATGGATCACCCCGGAAATCAACAGCTGCCCCTTCTTCACCGTATCACCCTGCGTCACCCGGGCCTCTCCCGCCAAAACCAATATTTCGGTAATCACTCCATCTTTAGCGGCCACCAAGTGGGAAGGTATCTTTTCCTCCTCTTCCTTAGGCAGCAAAACTTTTTCTACCACCTGAATCGAGGCCCTAGTGCCTCTTATCTCCACTCCAACCCAAGAAATCTGGGGAAAACTTTTTTCTATAGCTTTTGCCACTGCTTCTATGTTTATATTCCTTTTAAGAGTACCTGGTTTTAGTCCTTGCTTTTCCGCCACCCGGAGAATGTCATTTTTCTTTACATAACGCAACTCCTTCTGACTGCTCACCTCCACCGTCCAAACAAAAGAGCCCAGTAAATAAGTGAAGAGTAAAAAAAGAACAGGTCCCAACAGTAGCGTTTTTCTTTTCCGAAAATGCCAATACAGAAAAGGCAGCCCTACTTTTTTTCTAATTCTTATCCGACAACCGGACTTTCGAGCAACATGCCTCAAAGGTTTAAAATGAGCCACCGGCACTTTAGCCAACAAGGCATGGTCCTCTAACCAAGATAAATCCCAGATTCTAATCCCCCGGTTGAGCGTAAGGTTGATAAATTTTTCCGGTGAACCACCGTGTACTAAAATGACCAAATAACCCCATAAATAAGCCCCTAATCTTCTCATCTTCTACCTCCTTACTACCCGACAAAGGAAACCGAGCCAATTTTCCCTTCGAGGACAATCTCTTCTGAAAAAATACTCCGGATTACCAGGCCGTTTCCCCTAACCTCTACTTCCCCCGATGCTGCGGCAATGCGAACCTTATTGCCGGTAAACTCAATAATACCCCGGTGGTTTTCCATAATGAATTGTTGATCTCCGATAAGGGTAATCTTAGGCAAATCCATCAGAATTTCTCTAGGAATTTCCAACATATTGCCAAACGATAATTTAAGCCGCTCTCCTTTTTCCTCCATCGTTTTCTTCAGCTTATTTCGCACCATTTTCATTTTCCTCCGAAACTTCTAAGGCTTGTTAACCCCGTACGGTACAATTTATGCGTTTTGGTAAAAGTTCATTACTAATGGCCCTCAGGGTTAAAAAGTATGCGGTAAAAAAACAACAGGCATAAAAAAATAAAACCCTAGCGTCAAAATCTGCTAGGGTTCCATATTAATCAAGCATTTCCCGGGCAATTTGGTTGACCATTCGTCCGTCCGCCTTACCCTTGAGCTTGGACATAGCAACCTTCATTACTTTGCCCAGGTCCTTTTGATTCTGTACACCCAGTTCCTCGATAATTTCTCGTAATATTTCTCGTACTTCGTCCTCGCTTAGCTGTCGGGGGAGGTACTGCTGCAGAATTTCCATTTCCTGGTTAAGTTTGTCCACCACGTCCTGGCGCCCAGCCCTTTCGTATTCCCCCAACGCATCCCGCCGTTGCTTAACCTCTTTAGCTAGAACTTCTTGAATACCAGTATCATCCAAAGTAGTTCCCAGCTCTATCTCCTTGTTCTTGATCGAAGCCAGCGCCATGCGTATTACAGACAATTTTAATTTCCCTTGTTCTCTAGCTTTTAATGCTTCTTTCATATCCGCCATAAGTTTTTCTTTTAGGGCCATTTCCTGCGTCCCCCTATTTCCATTTACGTCTGCGGGATGCTTCGGCCTTCTTTTTTCTGCGAACGCTGGGTTTTTCGTAGTGTTCTCTTTTTCTCATTTCCGATAGAAGACCAGCTTTTTGGCAGGAACGTTTAAAACGCCTGAGAGCGCTGTCCAGGGATTCGTTTTTTCCAACTCTAACCAGACTCAACCTGTTCTCCCTCCCTCCGCCACTAAGCATAAAAAAAAACTTTGCGGTATAAGTTCTTTATTTCCTGTTGTTTTTAAGAGTACATTAATTAAATTATACTATACTACCCATATTGCGTCAAGATAAGAAAATTTCCACCCTATTGCTCCTCGGTTAAAAAAGTAGGTGTTCCTGTGCTTGGAACACCCTTTAGAGACAATGTAGGCTTTCGCATTGGATATTTCCGGGAAAACATTGTTATTCCCAATGCGGTCCGGGTTGAATTCAATGTTTCACTATCGTTCCTTGAACTTACGACCGCCTATCAGATGGAAGTGCAGGTGATATATCACCTGTCCTCCTTCTTCCTTACAGTTATTGACCAGCCGGAAGCCTTTTTCCGCCACTCCCATCTTTTCCGCCACTTTTACCACCGCCTGGTGCAATCTACCCATCAATTCTACATCATCCTCGGTTATAGCGGTAAGGTCAGGTATATGTTTTCGGGGTATAACCAAAATATGTACCGGGGCTACAGGTTTAATATCCTTAAACGCCACTACATGCTCATCTTCGTAGACAATTTCCGCCGGAACCTCCTTGCGCACTATCTTACAAAAGATGCAGTCTTCCACCATATCACCTCCCTTCCATTACTCCCCTTACCCAATCTTCTTGCACCTCTTGCAGGCGCACGGGGACAAATTGGCCCCGCAGGTCTTCTTGCGGCGCGGAAAACACTACTTTAAGGTAGTTTTCCGTATGCCCGGTCCACTGCCGGGGGGCAGTACCGACTTCCTGCTCTACCAGTACTTCCATAGTCCGATTCAAAAACTGAGCTGCATATTCCCGGGCCAACCTTTTACCCAACTGAATTAGCTGGCGACTGCGCCGTTCCTTTTCCTCAGCTGATACCTGTTCGGGATATCTGGCCGCCGGAGTGCCTTTACGGGGTGAATATTTAAAGACATGTAGGCCGCTGAAGCCAATTTGCTCTACAAAAAGCAAGGTATTTTGAAACTGTTCCTCAGTTTCTCCCGGAAAACCTACAATTATATCGGTGGTTATCGCACAACCCGGACGGCGCTGGCGAAGTTCTTCCACCAGACGGCGGTATTCCTCCGTTGTATAACGCCTGTTCATCCGCCGTAGAACCTCGTCATCTCCACTCTGCAGGGAGAGATGGTAATGAGGGCATATCACCGGGTAGGCCGTAATCGTGTCCAACAGCCGCGGGGTAAAATCGTTAGGATCGAGAGAACTTACCCTAAGGCGTCTAAGCCCTTCTATTTGCACCAAACGCTCCAGCAGAACCGCCAAGTCAATGTTGCCCGGCAAGTCACGGCCGTACAACCCCACGTGAATCCCCGTCAAAACAATTTCTCCGAATCCTTCGGCTACCAGCCGCTCTACTTCCCTTACGGTGCTTTCCAGACTTCGACTGCGAATCGGTCCCCGGGCGTAAGGGATAATACAATAGGTACAAAAACGATTGCACCCCTCTTGAATTTTAAAAAAAGCGCGGGCCCGGTCGGGAGCATCCACAGGAAGTTCTTCAAATTCTTTTATTTCCTCCAGTTTGTGGACCATATTTAACGGTTTTTCCTGTCTAGAGGCAGCCTCAACCAGCTCCACAATACGTCTTCGGTCCCGGGTACCAACAACCAAATCTACTCCAGGTATTTCCAGGACTTCTCCAGGAGAAGTCTGGGCATAACACCCGGTAACGGCCACTACCGCCTCTGGATTAGTTCTGACCGCTTTGCGGATCATCTGCCGGGACTTGCGATCGCTTAGATGAGTAACCGTGCAGGTATGAATAATATAGACATCGGCCTTCTCACCAAAAGGGACTACTTCATAACCCTTCCTTTTGAAAAGGCTGCCGATTGCCTCCGCCTCGTGATAATTCACTTTACATCCTAAAACATAAATACCAACTCGTTTAGCCACGGGGTGCCCCCCCTAAGTCTCCCCATTCATATAATACTACGGTAGCTGCTACCAGTCCTGCCGTTTCCGTCCGTAAAATTCTCGGTCCCAGCGAAACAGGAATGACACCCGATTCTTTCATCTGCTGAACTTCATCGAGTGAGAATCCTCCTTCCGGTCCTACAAACAGGAAGACTTCCCCGGGAACTCGTCCGTAGTTAACTTTGAAATCCCTCATGGCTTCTTTCAATCCCCGGGAAGTTTCTTCCTCCCATAGAACCAGTTTTAGACAAGCTTCAGGGATTTGCCGCAGGATTTCCGGTAGTGGCAAAACAGGTTCTACTTCTGGGACTATAGCCCTCCGGCTCTGTTTGGCTGCTTCCAGAGCTATCCGCTGCCACCTCTTTCTCCGGTCTTCCGCCTTTTCGGCAGCGAGTTTTACAACGGTTCGCTCCGATTGCAATGGGTAAAAGCGCGCAACACCTAATTCGGTACCTTTTTGAATAACCAGATCCAACTTGTTTCCCTTGCCAATACCCTGTACCAGCACTACTCGAACCGGCGGTTCGGTGGAACAAGGCTCCTTGCCCAACAGTTTAACTACCACTTTCTCCAATTCTGCCTTCACAATTTCACCCGCATACTGGTAGCCGGAACCATCAAGCAACCATAGCCGATCACCAGGTCCCATGCGCAACACTTTTACAATATGTCTGACATCCGGTCCCTTAATCAAAGCCCGCTCCCCGTTAATGTTTTCCGGCCAAACAAAAAAACGGGGCATAAATTCACTCCTTTCGGGCCACTAGCGCCCCCCATTCGCCCTCTGTATTCTCCTCGATTATTTTAAACTTTGCATTCTGCAAAGTTTTTCTGACTTCCTCTAAACGTTCTTTGATAATACCGGAGGAAATAAAGCATCCCCCGGTAACCAGCCTTTCGTAAGCCTGTCCCGCCAGGGTAATAATAGCATTGGCTACGATATTAGCTACTATACAATCAGCCTGCTCAAAGACGTCGGTTAAGAGGTCTCCGTTAACCACTTTGACCACATCATTAACTCCGTTTCTAGCTACATTTGCCTGAGCAACTTTCACGGCCAAAGGATCTAAATCTATGGCCAGTACCCGGGAGGCTCCCAGTTTAGCCGCCACAATAGCCAATATCCCCGAACCGGTACCCACGTCGAAAACTGTTTTGCCGGGCCTCAGGTGCTTGTCTAGGGCCCGTATACAAAGAGCCGTAGTAGGGTGTGTTCCCGTACCAAAAGCCATACCGGGGTCCATCCGGATAACCATTTCATCACCTGAGGGCTGGTAACTCTCCCAGGAAGGACAAATCACCAGGCGCTGTCCAATCTTTTGGGGCTTATAATACCTTTTCCAGCAATTTTCCCAGTCACTTTCCCTGACTTCAGCTAGTGAGATTTCTGCCAGGTAGTTGGTAAAATAACTGTGCATTTCCTCCAGCTTCCGGCGCAACTGCTGCAGGCGCTGTTGCAAGTTTTCATCTATCGGCAGATAGCCCTTAATAACAACGTTTTCTGCCTCCAACAATTCTCTGGGTAATTCGTAGTAATCCCACTTTTCTTCAGCAATATACCTGGTAATCGCTTTCGGATCCTCAATTACTACCCCCGCAGCCCCTACCTGGTGAAACAAATCGGCTACTGCTTCTACAGCTTCTTCGGTGGTAGTAACCGTTATTTCCTGCCATTTCAATGTTTCCCAG
Coding sequences within it:
- a CDS encoding HD family phosphohydrolase; protein product: MILGTSFTNRKIDLKPGEPSPQDFRARQRIEYVSEVLTEQARREAEKKVQPVYKVDETVLENMEEQISTYFAKLKEVKSDSTISEEEERVKRLKETMKLDLSPEVYTSLLQLDQETLNILESEAKQILRTHMEGGVSQEALEFTQYKVFQDVENLNINAQLKELLRQMVGELDFRPNLVYDPVLTAEKRLQAREAVEPVKVTIQQGEKIVGEGEKLTPAQIEALQMLGVLRPKSPYKGFLGLASFILLTSGLVIIYLYKFHRDIYNNESHYVLLGLLLVIMVIIAKIVTAIKIWDTSEYSGLVGYLIPTATGSMLISILLDSGLAIFSTIIMSFYVAIVTGNQWQFAAVSLIGGLVGVYSVSKLSQRRDLATASLYIILANVAAILAIGFMRHDSLPAIAIGSFMGVANGILSSVLTIGSLPFLETAFGITTAVKLLELSNPNQPLLKRLLMEAPGTYHHSIVVGNLAEAAADAVGADSLLARVGAYYHDIGKIKRPYFFIENQLTPENPHDKLSPSLSTLIITAHVKEGLELAKEEKLPKVIMDIILQHHGTSLCSYFYHKALEKDKDGTSFSEDDFRYDNPKPQTKEAAIVMLADSVEAGVRSMQKPTPGRMEGLVRKIIKEKLDDGQLEESDLTFRELNLIAQAFVRILNGIFHSRIEYPETVLKELERRKAVDAVGRKQSTG
- a CDS encoding PhoH family protein yields the protein MAATEEVRLVIGSNGEAANILGKQDENLRFIEQHCTTRIVARGNEVLISGDRKAVEKTERLFRHLIALARSGTVINIPTINYALELIKEENGEAEKLADLLSDVLYVTPRGKQIKAKTLGQYRYIQAIRNNDIVFCIGPAGTGKTYLAVVMAVIALRNKEVNRIILARPAVEAGEKLGFLPGDLQEKVNPYLRPLYDGLYDVLGIDTAQKYMERTIIEIAPLAYMRGRTLDDAFIILDEAQNTTPEQMKMFLTRIGFGSKAVITGDITQVDLPKGNYSGLIEVQKILHGIKGISFQYLTKADVVRHPLVQKIIQAYEKYGA
- the prmA gene encoding 50S ribosomal protein L11 methyltransferase; translated protein: MKWQEITVTTTEEAVEAVADLFHQVGAAGVVIEDPKAITRYIAEEKWDYYELPRELLEAENVVIKGYLPIDENLQQRLQQLRRKLEEMHSYFTNYLAEISLAEVRESDWENCWKRYYKPQKIGQRLVICPSWESYQPSGDEMVIRMDPGMAFGTGTHPTTALCIRALDKHLRPGKTVFDVGTGSGILAIVAAKLGASRVLAIDLDPLAVKVAQANVARNGVNDVVKVVNGDLLTDVFEQADCIVANIVANAIITLAGQAYERLVTGGCFISSGIIKERLEEVRKTLQNAKFKIIEENTEGEWGALVARKE
- the yqfC gene encoding sporulation protein YqfC is translated as MVRNKLKKTMEEKGERLKLSFGNMLEIPREILMDLPKITLIGDQQFIMENHRGIIEFTGNKVRIAAASGEVEVRGNGLVIRSIFSEEIVLEGKIGSVSFVG
- a CDS encoding histidine triad nucleotide-binding protein — encoded protein: MEDCIFCKIVRKEVPAEIVYEDEHVVAFKDIKPVAPVHILVIPRKHIPDLTAITEDDVELMGRLHQAVVKVAEKMGVAEKGFRLVNNCKEEGGQVIYHLHFHLIGGRKFKER
- the yqfD gene encoding sporulation protein YqfD, producing MRRLGAYLWGYLVILVHGGSPEKFINLTLNRGIRIWDLSWLEDHALLAKVPVAHFKPLRHVARKSGCRIRIRKKVGLPFLYWHFRKRKTLLLGPVLFLLFTYLLGSFVWTVEVSSQKELRYVKKNDILRVAEKQGLKPGTLKRNINIEAVAKAIEKSFPQISWVGVEIRGTRASIQVVEKVLLPKEEEEKIPSHLVAAKDGVITEILVLAGEARVTQGDTVKKGQLLISGVIHPEGPKSSLQYVRARGIVRARVWYTAEATAPLVKEEEYLSGRTARHLSIRTGGREIFLSGPRRIPFKNFEVEKEIKTWKWYGLKNFVIPAELVITTYHELVKKQSYLGPEGATRWATNKALARLEKQIPVGAKLLRKEVYPLGIVAPNMVGIKVMVETIEDIAVPQAIIGNN
- the rpsU gene encoding 30S ribosomal protein S21; the encoded protein is MSLVRVGKNESLDSALRRFKRSCQKAGLLSEMRKREHYEKPSVRRKKKAEASRRRKWK
- a CDS encoding GatB/YqeY domain-containing protein, whose product is MALKEKLMADMKEALKAREQGKLKLSVIRMALASIKNKEIELGTTLDDTGIQEVLAKEVKQRRDALGEYERAGRQDVVDKLNQEMEILQQYLPRQLSEDEVREILREIIEELGVQNQKDLGKVMKVAMSKLKGKADGRMVNQIAREMLD
- the mtaB gene encoding tRNA (N(6)-L-threonylcarbamoyladenosine(37)-C(2))-methylthiotransferase MtaB: MAKRVGIYVLGCKVNYHEAEAIGSLFKRKGYEVVPFGEKADVYIIHTCTVTHLSDRKSRQMIRKAVRTNPEAVVAVTGCYAQTSPGEVLEIPGVDLVVGTRDRRRIVELVEAASRQEKPLNMVHKLEEIKEFEELPVDAPDRARAFFKIQEGCNRFCTYCIIPYARGPIRSRSLESTVREVERLVAEGFGEIVLTGIHVGLYGRDLPGNIDLAVLLERLVQIEGLRRLRVSSLDPNDFTPRLLDTITAYPVICPHYHLSLQSGDDEVLRRMNRRYTTEEYRRLVEELRQRRPGCAITTDIIVGFPGETEEQFQNTLLFVEQIGFSGLHVFKYSPRKGTPAARYPEQVSAEEKERRSRQLIQLGKRLAREYAAQFLNRTMEVLVEQEVGTAPRQWTGHTENYLKVVFSAPQEDLRGQFVPVRLQEVQEDWVRGVMEGR
- a CDS encoding 16S rRNA (uracil(1498)-N(3))-methyltransferase, coding for MPRFFVWPENINGERALIKGPDVRHIVKVLRMGPGDRLWLLDGSGYQYAGEIVKAELEKVVVKLLGKEPCSTEPPVRVVLVQGIGKGNKLDLVIQKGTELGVARFYPLQSERTVVKLAAEKAEDRRKRWQRIALEAAKQSRRAIVPEVEPVLPLPEILRQIPEACLKLVLWEEETSRGLKEAMRDFKVNYGRVPGEVFLFVGPEGGFSLDEVQQMKESGVIPVSLGPRILRTETAGLVAATVVLYEWGDLGGAPRG